From the genome of SAR86 cluster bacterium:
CTAACTCCAGATGAAGCTTCTTTCTTGTTTTTTAAATAAAGACCAACTAGAGCACTAGCCGTAGCCTTAAATCGTGCAGGACTTCTCAACATTAATCCTCTTTCAAAACCTGCAGTAGCCATAGTTATTTCCCATCCTTGACCTTCTTCACCTAAAAGATTAGAAGTTGAAATTTCTGCATTATCAAAGAAAATCTCTGCAAAGCCTGGTTCTCCATCTAATTGTGAAATAGGTTTGACTGTTACTCCTGGAGTATTCAATGGAAATAAAATAAAACTCAAACCATGATGTCTGTGTGAACCTTTTTCAGATCTGAAGAGTCCGAATGCCCAATCAGCATAAACAGCTCTTGAAGACCAAGTCTTTTGTCCATTTAAAATAAACTTATCCCCTACTCTGTCTGCTTTACAAACTAATGAAGCCAAATCACTTCCAGAATTTGGTTCAGACCAAGCCTGAGCCCAGATTTCATTACCATTTATCATTTCAGGCAAGAAACGATCCTGCTGTTTGCTGGTACCATAATCAATCAATGTAGGCCCTAATAAAAAAATTCCATTTTGATTAACTCTGCCAGGCGCGCCAGATGAGTAATACTCTTCTTCAAAAATTAGCCATTCAATTAAATCTGCACCTCGACCCCCAAATTTTTCTGGCCAAGTAACTGCCGTCCATTTTCCTTGAGATAATTTTCTTTCCCAATCTCTATGTATTTCAAAGCCTTCTGGAGTATCGAAAGAGAGTAATTTATTCTCTGGTTTATTTTTTTTAAACCAAGCTCTTGCTTCTTTTCGAAAATCTTGATGTTTTTTACTAAACTTTAAATCCATTTATAAATTTAATCTTTAAAATCTGCTTCTCTTTTTTCTACGAAAGCTTTTCTAGCTTCTGTTGAGTCATCAGATTCATAAAGCTTTAGTGTAAACCCTTGTTCATATAAATAACTTTTATCCACATCATGAGACTCAATGCCATTTAGGGATTCCTTAGCTAAACGAATAGCTAATGGGCTCTTTTCGGCTATCTTATTTGCCAAGCTCATAGCACTTGATAATAAATTGTCTTTTGAAACTACTTTTTCTAATGCCCCTAATCTATAGGCTTCCAAGGCATCAATTGGTTCTGCTGTAAACATCATTCTTCTGACATGTTGTAAAGGAAACATTCTAGCTAGATGAGAAGCTGCTCCTAATGCGCCT
Proteins encoded in this window:
- a CDS encoding acyl-CoA dehydrogenase family protein, whose product is MDLKFSKKHQDFRKEARAWFKKNKPENKLLSFDTPEGFEIHRDWERKLSQGKWTAVTWPEKFGGRGADLIEWLIFEEEYYSSGAPGRVNQNGIFLLGPTLIDYGTSKQQDRFLPEMINGNEIWAQAWSEPNSGSDLASLVCKADRVGDKFILNGQKTWSSRAVYADWAFGLFRSEKGSHRHHGLSFILFPLNTPGVTVKPISQLDGEPGFAEIFFDNAEISTSNLLGEEGQGWEITMATAGFERGLMLRSPARFKATASALVGLYLKNKKEASSGVRGRVVDCVLDAEAYSLNTYWAASKLMNGGVIGAESSTNKIFWSELDCEMYDLASSLLGAEAALGIADKEANDAVEWIKGFLFSLAGPIYAGTNEIQRNIIAERILGLPK